TTGACTTTCTGGTCCTTGACGCAGTTTACTAGGGCTTTCAAGTTCCCAAGCGCCTTTTCACTGAGCGCACCGCCGTCACCCAtcgcatcttcttccaccaccaacaccgTCCCCTCGCTGAGCTGCAAAAGCCCGGCGTTGAGACCGGTGGTATCTGTCATGCTAGGGGAAAACGGGTGGGAATGTAAGAGGGGGATGGTGAGTGGAAGGGGTACGACGCGGGGAGAGATCGAGGAGATCACCGACTTGAAGGGAGAGGTTGTGGATGAGGCTTGACGTCTAAAGTTGAGAGAAAGCGTACCGAGCACGGGGAGAGATGCAGGGCGAGcggtgggagaagaaagaaggaggagcaaaAGGTATTCGCCCGCAGTCCTGTCTGGTGGGTTGAAAGCGGTTGCCAGGTAGTCGAGCAATTCTTCGCGGATTTCTTCGTCTTGCGGCGTGACTTCATGAGCAGCCGTATCCTGGCGTTGAGAGAGAACGTGGATGGTGGGCACTATATCAGCTTCTTCGGGCTCGTTCGAGGGCATGGGCGAAGTGGATAATAGTCCGATGAATTCGTGTGTCGATGCAGGTCTGAAAGAAGCATCGTCGTAGACCTACAGAAAATGTGAGCCGATGTCCTTCGAGCGAATGGGAATGAATGTACCTTTAATAAAGCCCCGACATATTCGCCTTTTCGCTCTGGAAGAGGATACTTTGCGTGAACAGATGACGGAAGTGGTTGAGGCTCTATGGAAAGCTGTTGCAAACCATCAGCGAGGTCCGTCTTTCCCTTTACCCAAGTCTGTTCCCCAGGGACCCTTGGACAAAAGTCAATTGCATGTCAAACAATCGTCAGAGATAGGGAGAGACTCACTCAACACCCCAGCCGACCCATCTTTCTTTCAGCTTACTCCAATCTACATGGTCTGAAGTTTCGATATTCCCCGGAAGGTACACCTCCATGGGGTATCCAGTATCCTGAAGAAGACATTGGAAAGAGACAACTGATAGAGGGGTGGATGATTTGGAGTACGGGCGGATCTGTGAGATGTAAGCGGTGGGATAGAgtgaggaaaaagagtgTTACATACGGATGATGGGTCGTCTAACTGTCTTTTTATTCGTTGAATGTGTTCGTCAACGTTAACAGAGTTATCTAGAGTTGGAAAGGAACATGAACACGCAGATTTGAGATATCAAGAGATATGAAACTTACTGTCACGGTAATCATGCTCTTTAAGAGCAGTGATAAGTATCTCTTCTATGGGCAGCATTGTTTCCACTGTTGATACTGTGAGAGTAGTTAAGATGTAGATTAGATAGAGGTAATTTATGAGTCAGGTCAGTAGAGCAATTCGAGCGTCTCGTAATAATATTATGACGTCTTCAGTTTTTATCAATGCAAGTGCAGAACTAGAAGAATAGAGGAGCTGAAGGGGAGCGAGGATTTGAAGCGATGTCGTTTACACAAGATACCACAAGAGCGGTATATGCATGGGTGCACTGGGAAGGAAATGCAGACTATTACAGAGCCTCTGTGCTTGATCAAAAataagaaggaaaaaacACGACGACTTTTGAAAACTGAGCGAATAAGTTAACTCGTTAACCGGCGAGATCCGCGTCAGAGAatcttgttgttgacatgACATCAGACCACTGCGGCTTCCTTCGAGACTCTCTCGACGTTAACATACACGATTTGTGGATATGGTCTCCAATTTAAAGTATAAAGTGGTAGTAATAGGTATCGGGTAAGTGCCATGCTCCACAAATCAGTCACGACCTGACACAAAGTAGAGGAGCAAGCTGCTCTGGCAAGACCTTGCTTGCCAAGCACATCCGCCGAGCGCTACCTACAGACGCTGCTATCATCCATCAGGACGACCTTTGTCCTGTAAGTCACAACTTCATACAGCTCCAACTAATAATATGTGTTAGCCTGCAGAGGAAGTCCCATATTCGAAACAATACCCAGATCTCCAAGACTGGGATGATCCCGAAACTTGCATCTTATGGTCCGAATTCCGCGCTTTGCTTCGGCAAGTGCGCGAAACGGGTCGTGTAGGAGACCATGATACACACGACCATCTCAATAAGGAGAATAAGATTGAAGTGAATGAGCAGATCTTTGAGCGATGGCAGCGGAAATTTGAGGAGTTGACAAAACAGCAGAGGGAGCAAGGTGTGGAGTTGATTTGGGTCATTGTGGATGGTTTCGTGCTGTATTATGACAAGGTAAGTGGTGGATATGAAATAGGATTGTGCTCATGAGTTAGGATGTTGTGGATATGCTGGATATCCGTATCTTCCTTCGCGTTCCCCACGATGTCCTTAAAGACCGAAGAGAGGAACGCCAAGTCTACGTCCTTCAACGTGAGCTACTTTCCGTCTGGCGAAAGAAGCGACTAATGTCAGCTAGATCCTGACGATGCTGCAGAAGGAGGGGTCTGGATTGACCCGCCGGAATATTTCAACAAGATTGTTTGGCCGGGGTATCTCAAGGCACATGCGCATGTATTTGAGGATCCTGCGGTCGGGGAGCTGAAGCAGGAATGGGGGCCAAAGGGGAGGGATTTACATGTCATTAGACCaggagagggggaggaagggatgacCGAGGCCTTTGACAAGAGTTGTGAGGCAATTGTGGATGGTGtaaagaaaggaagagggatatACCTCGCTTAATATTCATCCTCTGACGCATAATATTGTAGACCATCGTGATGTATAGATTTTTTCAATCTGTTCAGCCTTAAATTCCCCTATATCTAGCTTTATGAACTCTGGCTGATTATCTCCAAGCAATCCCAGCTGTCCGAACGAATCTTGCTGTCAGCTTCGGTCAGAGATATTTGACTTACTTGATCCTTGAACGTATATATTGTTCTCTGTGACGACTATCACAAAATCTGGGCCTACCCCAGCCAATcgcacttcttcttcgttggGGACTTTGATCATCTCTGGATCAGAGTTGTAAGCTAAAAGATACGCATCACCTCCTTCAGTCAGAGCTAGAAAACGGTTGGCCGATCCGGTCACGAGCTTCGTCACTCCCAATCCTTCAAGATCTTCTACGAGCTTGACCGTGACTGGATCTTTGCAAGTCTGGCGAAGGCCAGGGGGAAGAGCGCGGGCATCTATCACCTCGAATAGGTGTGACATTGCCCCTTGAGCAAGGATGTACACTTGTGATTCGGCAGCAAAGAGTTTGAGAGGAGTTTtctgatggagaagagaatgtTCGAGGGGGCCAAAAGGGTTCTCATGGTCCAGCAAGTTTTGCAGAGACTCAAAATAATAAACACCATCTTGCCCTATTGATATGTTAGCGGCATTTCGGTAATGATCTCAAAGACCTGTAGCACCTACATCTATACCCATATGTAGCGCCTAATTCCGTAACCACGACATCATTCCAAACCTTGACCGATTTTTGTCCCTTTTGATTGATAACGTGGCCGTCTACTTGCAGAAAAGCAAGAGGCCTGGCATACCCAATGATTCGAGTGTATTGTTTTCCATCGAACTCTAGCTTTTTAGGTTCATCTCTGGATACCAATGGGTCCAGTCCCCATCCATACCATTCCCAGGCCGAATCTTTTGCAGATCAGTACAAATGGAATCTCTGTAGCTCGTGTATCTTACTCTGAGCTATGGTGCATGCGTAGGAGTGCCAGACAACCTCTTGCCAGCCTTGTAAACAGTCCGTGATGTCTTTTGGTTCCTTGAGGACAAGAGATCCACGGTAGTCTAGCTGTCGACAAAGGTTGTTGCCAAAAGCCAAGTACCGACGAGTCGCAATTCCATTGCGGCGATCATTAGACATCAGTGAGGAAATGGATTGATACAATGGTGGTCGTTATGCAGCTGTTTCCACAAAAATGCAGTTGGTGTCTAAGAATGAGCAATTGTATCTTTCTGTCAGTACACTTACAGACCGACTTTGTTAGATCGAGACAGCAGGCCACAACAACTCTTTATGTGCTGGTATAGTAGCACCGAGACAAAAAATAAGAGCAAGATACGACGTCTCCAGACTCTGTCACTGTCAGCATTAGTCACACTGCAATATCTGCTGCGTGGCTGTATAGCGTTCTGGCGAGACAAAGGTGAGCTAACTCAGCTTAATACACAAAAAGTGGAGTACACTCACCGCTGATgactgctgctggttgTTGCTTTTGTTGATAAAATGTCCGCGACGATCGCTTTGGTAGAGAAAGGCCGCAGGCACGGGATTAATTTATTTCTTGGCTTTCGACGAGATCTTCTTCGATTATGGCGGTGCAGCAATAATTAAGGTTGCCTTGCttgtttgtttttcttttctttctcttgcgATGAGCTGGCGAGCACAAAATACTTCTCTCCAGCATGCATCCGAGGATGGTTTTTGGTCTTAAAAGTATGCATGCATGGGTGTCCAGATCTGTTGGCGACGCAGTGATTGAGCGATCTTGACGCGTCATGGTTACTACTATATCTTTTGCGGCCGGGGGGCGCCGGTGTGAACCTGCCGCCGCAGCAGTAGAGGAGACGATTTTCCGGAATGCGTGTCCAGGAAACTGGAAACAGGGGAACATGTCTGAGGcgtttttcttttccaattATACGCATAGAATTATTCCCAACTAACTGTACAGATCtctattctctcttccctccctccttgcctcctcttccgatTTACCACCGCTCGCCTACCCCGTCCTCGccgaaaagaaaaaaagtcCGCATTCGACACATCTCGCCCTGTCAAGCGTGTAGACGCGCTAGATATAACATCGCACCTCGCTGGCCAAGTGCCAGCGGCTGGCATTCTTTTTGTACATAACGTCTACAGATTAATATAATGACAGTTACCGGCTCCACCTCAGCAGAAGTAGCTGCTTCGTCTTACGTACCACCTTACAAGGCAACAACATCGTACGCTCAAAGTCCTGAGGTAACAGGTTCTGTAACCAGCGCGCTACCAGTAAGTTCCTAACGATACGAACAAGATGTTGATTGATTAGGCGGACCCCACTGTATCATCTGGGATATCAGGAGCGGACTATGCGGCCTCGTATCTGGATGCTCATATGATGAGGTATGTTGTTCAATCATAAACTGAGACATCGGGCTGATTTCGGTGTTCGCAGCTGGCCATCGTACCGGTACGCCTACCTGTTCTGGATCATATTGGCAGGCCTTGCAGCCATCTATGCTCTTTCACATCATCTACGATTATCAGCAGGTTCCCTCGGCGCGGGGTATTCCAAATGGGGTATGCGACGGAAAGCTTTAGGCACGAAAGACGGGCGGAGAGGAACAGTTTTGCCAAGCAATAACACTATGCTGTCAATCGCCTTTCTCATTATCCTTTCTGTGGTTCTCTGCCTGGTCGGCTACGACTACATAAACCCTTCTTCGACAATACTCAACTTTGCGTCATACCGAAAGCGAGCATTTGTGCCCTACGGCATTAGCAAGGCCTTTTGGACGTCGGGGAATCGATTTGGATATATGGCGTTTGCGATGACACCTCTCGTAGTTCTTTTCGCTCTCAAAGCGCCCCCATTCGCCTTTTTATCCCTTCGTCCATTTACACATCTGTACTCTGATAAGCTCGCATTGTTTCATCGTGCCGCCGCTTGGTTGGTCTGGGCATTTACCACTGTTCACACAATCTTGTGGACGATCCAACTGTTCAAAGACAAGCGTAATGGTAGGGCTGTGTGGTTCACTATCTGGAATAGCTACCATTTCATCTTTGGTTGCATTGCCTATGGGTTGATGACGGCGGTGATGGTGCTTAGTTTAAAGCCTGTCCGAAAACATGGTTTTGAAGTGAGTCGTAATCTAATCATAGTGGCGCTGACCCCTTAGTTCTTCTACATTGCCCACGTGGTACTCGTCTTTTTAACCATCGTTTGTTCCATTATCCATCATCCAGTGCTCTGGTTCTGGATGGCAGGAGCTCTCATTCTCTGGGGATGTGAGAGAAGTGTACGTCTCATCCGAATGACTAGGATCAATGGAATCTTTGGCAAGAACAAGTACAGTGCTCTCGTTGCTGGAAGATCATATGACCAATACTCCCACCGTAAGCAAGACTTCAAGCAGGGCGACCCATACTCGACGCCTCAGCGCGACTTTGGTAATCCCTACACCGATAAAACACCTCCTAAACCTTTAGCTATGGGTCATTTACCAAGCGGAGATCTGAGCGACTTTGGTGGTACTAGAGGCCAGAATGGTTACGACGAGGGTTCGTTTCAACCCCTCGGTTCATACGATGCTCGTCACAGTGACAGCGACCCAGCCGCTGTCTCTCCTCCCTATCATGAGAGGGTACAATCGGTTGCTCATAGTATCCCGCCCGGTCTGCCTGCCTATATGCCCACAACCATCCCTATCGGTCATGCCCAAGCgcaacttcttccttccagaACTATCCGCTTAACGATTCGAGTGGCCAGACCATTCCGTTGGTCTCCCGGACAAAGCGTTTTGCTTTATCTTCCCGAGCTATCCTGGTTCCAGTCGCATCCCTTTACGATTCTCAATAACGACCCCAACGAAATCATGTTACTTGTCAAGGCACGAAAAGGTCTCACGAGGCGTTTGTTTAATTACGTCCGACAGCGTTCTCTGGCTGCTGTTGGTATCAATAGCGTCAAGGATAAACGCATCTCCCTTGCTTCCATGCGTACCAGTAATGGCGAAAATAATCTATACGTACCACCGATCTTTCTGAAAGCCTGGGTGGACGGTCCTATGGGTTCGTCGGAACGGGTAAGGTGGAAGGATCATTCAACAGTTGTTGTAGTATGTGGTGGATCAGGTGTCAGTTTCGGAGCTGCAGTGTGTGAACATGTCTGTATGTCTATCAAGAATCAAGTGGGGAAAACCAGACGAATAAGGTTTTGCTGGGTTGTCAGAGAGTATGCTGAGATCGCGTGGGTGGCGGGTCAGTTGAGGCGATGTCAGGACATGGTCTCGGCGGATCAACTTCACATTGATATCTTTGTGACCAAAGCCCAACGAGTCAAGGACGACCTTGCACCTCCCAAGCCTGTCTTTGCTCGAGGCGCTCACTCCCGAGCAAATTCGTTCGATTCAGCTGCAAGTGAGATGAGCGCGGACTCTTCTACTGATCGAGATGAAGCGGTGGATAGCACGCTCATGGAGAGTTATGCGGATGTCATTGACTTGACGAATtacgaggatgaagaggatgtggatgacCCTGTGGAGAACCGACTGTCTACCAAACTTGAACAACAGGGGAAACTGAGACGTGCGAGATCTCGAAAGTTTGCCAAACGGAAATCAGCAGCGAAACTTTCGCAAACACCATCTTACCCGCCATCGCGGTTCCAGTCAACATACTCGTATGATAACCCCGAGGAATCTTTTGCCCATAGCAATCAAGGGTATGGACACTCGCCTGCTAGCAGTCTCTACGATTCTTTCCACGAATCGCGTGGACATGCAGGTCATTCATCTATCGCCATGTCTCCTTCCGCTTCCCAATCCATGTTAATCCATTCTACTTCCCATTCTGTTCCGCAATCTATGTTATCCCCTTCCACTTCTATCTCCATGCTCCCCACTAGCCCTCCTTTCAACGCTTACCACGGCAACCATCAATCAGTCCGATCTATATCTGACTCGACGTATACCGCCAACGATCCATTTACGGGTGGCTCAAGCCAGGGACACGGAAGTCCGTCTGTCGGACATTCATCATTGACGGACGATACTCAGGTGGCTGTCCCTAATGATCCCTTTAGGGATATTCAAACTGCGCTTTCGAGGACATCACGGACGCAGAGTATGGTTCTTCTTGAGAATTCGGGGGCGGACCCAAAAGAAGACGCGGGGTTGTGGATTGATGAAGCGGATTACGCGGCAATGTGTGTGATGAGCGAGATGGCCAGAGCGGGAAAGCCGAAATTGTCAGCCgtgttggaggaggagattgagattGCGCAAGGTAGTTTAATTGTAGCAAGTAGGTCTCACGCTCATCGAATCTGTTTGCGAGGGTCAGTGCTGActttgacttttttttttttcctaGCTTGCGGCCCAGTCACGCTAAACACTGTGGTCCGAAACCTTGTATCGAAGACCATTTCCCCATCACGTATCCGTCGTGGTGATAGGCGTGGCCATATTGTAGTGTATAGCGAAGATTACGAAGGGTGATGGATAATGAAGACATAGATGATTAACGTttcgatttttttttggcctAATTAGCATGCATAAAAGACATGAAATTATA
This Cryptococcus neoformans var. neoformans JEC21 chromosome 9 sequence DNA region includes the following protein-coding sequences:
- a CDS encoding expressed protein yields the protein MLPIEEILITALKEHDYRDNNSVNVDEHIQRIKRQLDDPSSIRPYSKSSTPLSVVSFQCLLQDTGYPMEVYLPGNIETSDHVDWSKLKERWVGWGVEVPGEQTWVKGKTDLADGLQQLSIEPQPLPSSVHAKYPLPERKGEYVGALLKVYDDASFRPASTHEFIGLLSTSPMPSNEPEEADIVPTIHVLSQRQDTAAHEVTPQDEEIREELLDYLATAFNPPDRTAGEYLLLLLLSSPTARPASLPVLGTLSLNFRRQASSTTSPFKSVISSISPRVVPLPLTIPLLHSHPFSPSMTDTTGLNAGLLQLSEGTVLVVEEDAMGDGGALSEKALGNLKALVNCVKDQKVKYEYPYMDGLKMDCAVRVAVLSQGKSLLPVDVDIPLREDGTAPTKPPSLEAFRSYLARYSSPTHASRLVIPDEISQLIQDHFVQERKSNAADAEEALKRRMKVARIVALSYPHATLNKEVWERTVRLDQEVAKRHAMS
- a CDS encoding expressed protein, whose amino-acid sequence is MSNDRRNGIATRRYLAFGNNLCRQLDYRGSLVLKEPKDITDCLQGWQEVVWHSYACTIAQNSAWEWYGWGLDPLVSRDEPKKLEFDGKQYTRIIGYARPLAFLQVDGHVINQKGQKSVKVWNDVVVTELGATYGYRWQDGVYYFESLQNLLDHENPFGPLEHSLLHQKTPLKLFAAESQVYILAQGAMSHLFEVIDARALPPGLRQTCKDPVTVKLVEDLEGLGVTKLVTGSANRFLALTEGGDAYLLAYNSDPEMIKVPNEEEVRLAGVGPDFVIVVTENNIYVQGSNSFGQLGLLGDNQPEFIKLDIGEFKAEQIEKIYTSRWSTILCVRG
- a CDS encoding ferric reductase transmembrane component 2 precursor, putative; protein product: MTVTGSTSAEVAASSYVPPYKATTSYAQSPEVTGSVTSALPADPTVSSGISGADYAASYLDAHMMSWPSYRYAYLFWIILAGLAAIYALSHHLRLSAGSLGAGYSKWGMRRKALGTKDGRRGTVLPSNNTMLSIAFLIILSVVLCLVGYDYINPSSTILNFASYRKRAFVPYGISKAFWTSGNRFGYMAFAMTPLVVLFALKAPPFAFLSLRPFTHLYSDKLALFHRAAAWLVWAFTTVHTILWTIQLFKDKRNGRAVWFTIWNSYHFIFGCIAYGLMTAVMVLSLKPVRKHGFEFFYIAHVVLVFLTIVCSIIHHPVLWFWMAGALILWGCERSVRLIRMTRINGIFGKNKYSALVAGRSYDQYSHRKQDFKQGDPYSTPQRDFGNPYTDKTPPKPLAMGHLPSGDLSDFGGTRGQNGYDEGSFQPLGSYDARHSDSDPAAVSPPYHERVQSVAHSIPPGLPAYMPTTIPIGHAQAQLLPSRTIRLTIRVARPFRWSPGQSVLLYLPELSWFQSHPFTILNNDPNEIMLLVKARKGLTRRLFNYVRQRSLAAVGINSVKDKRISLASMRTSNGENNLYVPPIFLKAWVDGPMGSSERVRWKDHSTVVVVCGGSGVSFGAAVCEHVCMSIKNQVGKTRRIRFCWVVREYAEIAWVAGQLRRCQDMVSADQLHIDIFVTKAQRVKDDLAPPKPVFARGAHSRANSFDSAASEMSADSSTDRDEAVDSTLMESYADVIDLTNYEDEEDVDDPVENRLSTKLEQQGKLRRARSRKFAKRKSAAKLSQTPSYPPSRFQSTYSYDNPEESFAHSNQGYGHSPASSLYDSFHESRGHAGHSSIAMSPSASQSMLIHSTSHSVPQSMLSPSTSISMLPTSPPFNAYHGNHQSVRSISDSTYTANDPFTGGSSQGHGSPSVGHSSLTDDTQVAVPNDPFRDIQTALSRTSRTQSMVLLENSGADPKEDAGLWIDEADYAAMCVMSEMARAGKPKLSAVLEEEIEIAQGSLIVATCGPVTLNTVVRNLVSKTISPSRIRRGDRRGHIVVYSEDYEG